From the genome of Papaver somniferum cultivar HN1 chromosome 2, ASM357369v1, whole genome shotgun sequence, one region includes:
- the LOC113353478 gene encoding probable S-adenosylmethionine-dependent methyltransferase At5g38100 isoform X1 translates to MSRIPPFRVPRGSAVDMNSAWNKGMIHYSSAPDEVFQAYSAQYVTDMEAFLLARGHEIVCDGLMFILVPAIADDTLISQTSPGLLLDVLGSCLMELAKTDIVDEAKMDSFNMSSYLTSPKQVKELVERTGCFTIERLEMLETNFPPASGAQILTNHMRAASEEIFKQHFGFSDDDLEKLFDLYSKRLVDPLSIFTKSEDKSFQMFLVLKRNSVTIAQ, encoded by the exons ATGTCCAGAATTCCTCCCTTCAG AGTTCCAAGAGGGTCAGCTGTTGATATGAACTCAGCATGGAATAAAGGCATGATACATTATAGTAGTGCTCCAGATGAGGTCTTTCAAGCTTATTCAGCTCAATATGTTACGGATATGGAAGCTTTTCTTCTTGCTCGTGGACATGAGATTGTCTGTGATGGATTGATGTTTATTTTGGTTCCGGCTATCGCTGACGACACATTAATTTCTCAAACAAGTCCAGGTTTACTTTTGGATGTTTTGGGATCTTGTCTTATGGAATTGGCAAAAACG GATATCGTGGATGAAGCTAAAATGGATTCCTTCAACATGTCGTCGTACTTAACATCACCTAAACAAGTGAAAGAATTAGTAGAGAGAACTGGGTGTTTCACTATAGAAAGATTGGAGATGTTGGAAACAAATTTTCCACCTGCAAGTGGTGCACAAATACTTACCAACCATATGAGAGCTGCAAGTGAAGAAATATTCAAGCAACACTTTGGGTTCAGTGATGATGATTTAGAAAAATTGTTTGATCTTTATTCAAAAAGACTTGTTGATCCTCTCTCGATCTTTACTAAATCAGAAGACAAGTCTTTTCAAATGTTTCTTGTTCTCAAACGCAATAGCGTTACCATTGCACAGTAA
- the LOC113353478 gene encoding probable S-adenosylmethionine-dependent methyltransferase At5g38100 isoform X2 — protein MNSAWNKGMIHYSSAPDEVFQAYSAQYVTDMEAFLLARGHEIVCDGLMFILVPAIADDTLISQTSPGLLLDVLGSCLMELAKTDIVDEAKMDSFNMSSYLTSPKQVKELVERTGCFTIERLEMLETNFPPASGAQILTNHMRAASEEIFKQHFGFSDDDLEKLFDLYSKRLVDPLSIFTKSEDKSFQMFLVLKRNSVTIAQ, from the exons ATGAACTCAGCATGGAATAAAGGCATGATACATTATAGTAGTGCTCCAGATGAGGTCTTTCAAGCTTATTCAGCTCAATATGTTACGGATATGGAAGCTTTTCTTCTTGCTCGTGGACATGAGATTGTCTGTGATGGATTGATGTTTATTTTGGTTCCGGCTATCGCTGACGACACATTAATTTCTCAAACAAGTCCAGGTTTACTTTTGGATGTTTTGGGATCTTGTCTTATGGAATTGGCAAAAACG GATATCGTGGATGAAGCTAAAATGGATTCCTTCAACATGTCGTCGTACTTAACATCACCTAAACAAGTGAAAGAATTAGTAGAGAGAACTGGGTGTTTCACTATAGAAAGATTGGAGATGTTGGAAACAAATTTTCCACCTGCAAGTGGTGCACAAATACTTACCAACCATATGAGAGCTGCAAGTGAAGAAATATTCAAGCAACACTTTGGGTTCAGTGATGATGATTTAGAAAAATTGTTTGATCTTTATTCAAAAAGACTTGTTGATCCTCTCTCGATCTTTACTAAATCAGAAGACAAGTCTTTTCAAATGTTTCTTGTTCTCAAACGCAATAGCGTTACCATTGCACAGTAA
- the LOC113351312 gene encoding caffeine synthase 1-like, with the protein MERSSVESHPMKGGTGQHSYIQNSSLQGIVDEAKVNSFNMPSYLTSPKQVKELVERTGCFTTERLERLETLFPPASGAQVLTNHMRAASEEIFKQHFGFSDNDLDKLFDLYSNRLVDPLTMFTKSEDESFQMFLVLKRNSVVIAQ; encoded by the exons ATGGAGAGATCATCTGTTGAATCACATCCAATGAAAGGTGGAACTGGGCAGCACAGTTATATCCAGAATTCATCTCTTCAG GGAATTGTGGACGAAGCTAAAGTGAATTCCTTCAACATGCCATCGTACTTAACATCGCCAAAACAAGTGAAAGAATTAGTAGAGAGAACTGGGTGTTTCACAACAGAAAGATTGGAGAGATTGGAAACACTGTTTCCACCAGCAAGTGGTGCACAAGTACTTACTAACCATATGAGAGCTGCAAGTGAAGAAATCTTCAAGCAACACTTCGGATTCAGCGATAATGACTTGGACAAATTGTTTGATCTTTACTCCAACAGACTTGTTGATCCTCTCACAATGTTTACTAAATCGGAAGACGAATCTTTTCAAATGTTTCTCGTTCTCAAACGCAATAGCGTTGTTATTGCACAATAG